A part of Streptomyces sp. DSM 40750 genomic DNA contains:
- a CDS encoding CehA/McbA family metallohydrolase encodes MCDDHHGDGTGLGRRALFVTSAAAALTLGSVTFGTSGAEAVDGGQETKTIRGTLPAGSPDFVYLPVEVPGGVRELKVSYTYERPPVPAGTAGNALDIGVFDERGTDLGGKGFRGWSGGARTEFFIRVDEATPGYIPGPVRPGTWHIALGPYTVAPEGLPYEITITLTYGRPATQVKPVYPPERAKGRGRAWYRGDCHLHSWYSDGRRTLAELAALARAAGLDFINSSEHNTHSAHAHWAEHAGPHPDGELLILLGEEVTTRNGHVLALGADPGTFIDWRYRARDNRFGKYARQIRRAGGLVVPAHPHATCIGCNWKFGFGEADAVEVWNGAYSPEDEVALADWDGMLVAAVREGRQDWIPAMGNSDAHRDPDPVGRPQTVVLADDLTREAIQEGLRAGRSYVAESKDISVTFTASGARGEHAGIGERLKVDPDTPVTVRLEATGSAGCAIRFVTDQGVLFTSAEIPASGAGSAQWRTTASYAAYVRAEVRRPPVIPGFPGPMAAFTNPIFLGRR; translated from the coding sequence ATGTGCGACGACCACCACGGCGACGGGACCGGACTGGGAAGGCGTGCGTTGTTCGTGACGTCGGCCGCCGCCGCGCTTACGTTGGGAAGCGTGACCTTTGGGACGAGCGGCGCCGAGGCCGTCGACGGCGGCCAGGAGACGAAGACCATCCGGGGCACCCTCCCGGCCGGTTCCCCCGATTTCGTGTATCTGCCGGTCGAAGTACCGGGCGGCGTACGGGAGTTGAAGGTCTCGTACACCTACGAGAGACCGCCCGTCCCGGCCGGCACCGCGGGCAACGCGCTCGACATCGGTGTCTTCGACGAGCGCGGCACCGACCTCGGCGGCAAGGGCTTCAGGGGCTGGTCGGGCGGCGCCCGTACGGAGTTCTTCATCCGGGTGGACGAGGCGACCCCGGGCTACATCCCCGGCCCGGTCCGCCCCGGCACCTGGCACATCGCGCTGGGCCCGTACACGGTGGCGCCGGAGGGCCTGCCGTACGAGATCACGATCACCCTCACCTACGGCCGGCCGGCCACGCAGGTGAAACCGGTGTACCCGCCGGAGCGGGCCAAGGGGCGGGGCCGGGCCTGGTACCGGGGCGACTGCCACCTCCACTCGTGGTACTCCGACGGCCGCCGTACGCTCGCCGAGCTGGCGGCGCTGGCGCGGGCCGCGGGGCTCGACTTCATCAACAGCTCGGAGCACAACACCCATTCCGCGCACGCCCATTGGGCCGAGCACGCGGGCCCCCATCCCGACGGCGAACTGCTGATCCTGCTGGGCGAGGAGGTCACGACGCGCAACGGCCATGTGCTGGCCCTCGGCGCCGACCCGGGGACGTTCATCGACTGGCGCTACCGGGCCCGGGACAACCGGTTCGGCAAGTACGCCCGGCAGATCCGCCGCGCCGGCGGCCTGGTCGTCCCGGCCCATCCGCACGCCACCTGCATCGGCTGCAACTGGAAGTTCGGCTTCGGCGAGGCGGACGCGGTGGAGGTCTGGAACGGCGCGTACTCGCCCGAGGACGAGGTCGCCCTCGCCGACTGGGACGGCATGCTCGTGGCGGCCGTGCGCGAGGGCCGCCAGGACTGGATCCCGGCGATGGGCAACAGCGACGCCCACCGCGACCCCGACCCCGTGGGCCGTCCCCAGACGGTCGTCCTCGCCGACGACCTGACCAGGGAGGCCATCCAGGAGGGGCTGCGGGCCGGCCGCTCGTACGTCGCCGAGTCCAAGGACATCTCCGTGACCTTCACGGCGTCCGGGGCGCGCGGCGAGCACGCGGGCATCGGCGAGCGGCTGAAGGTGGACCCGGACACCCCGGTCACCGTCCGTCTGGAGGCGACGGGCTCCGCCGGTTGCGCCATCCGCTTCGTCACCGACCAGGGCGTCCTGTTCACCTCCGCCGAAATCCCGGCGTCCGGCGCCGGCTCGGCTCAGTGGCGTACGACGGCCTCGTACGCGGCGTACGTACGCGCCGAGGTCCGCCGCCCGCCGGTGATCCCGGGCTTCCCGGGCCCGATGGCGGCCTTCACGAACCCGATCTTCCTCGGGCGGCGATAG
- a CDS encoding SAM-dependent methyltransferase → MTDHATTPDATTPDAAATAAKEKVDTSVPASARIWNYWLGGKDNYPVDEAAGDAYAGAYPGIVTIARSSRAYLRRSIRHLVEVEGIRQFLDVGTGLPTADNTHQVAQRSAPEAKIVYVDNDPMVLAHARALLYSSPEGATAYVDASLYDPEHILEAAARTLDLSRPTALILSGILGHVGDYDQARDIVRRLLAGLPSGSYLNINEGSRGTDPDYEFAQDAYNETGAVPYFLRPIDQIAGFFEGLELVEPGIVSVPLWHPDGTEESEPKPIGQHGGLGRKP, encoded by the coding sequence ATGACCGATCACGCGACCACGCCCGACGCGACGACGCCCGACGCGGCGGCTACGGCGGCCAAGGAGAAGGTCGACACTTCGGTGCCCGCCTCCGCCCGCATCTGGAACTACTGGCTGGGCGGCAAGGACAACTACCCGGTGGACGAGGCGGCCGGCGACGCGTACGCCGGCGCCTACCCCGGCATCGTGACCATCGCCCGCAGCAGCCGCGCGTACCTGCGGCGCAGCATCCGGCATCTGGTGGAGGTGGAGGGCATCCGGCAGTTCCTGGACGTCGGCACCGGGCTGCCCACGGCCGACAACACCCACCAGGTCGCCCAGCGCAGCGCGCCGGAGGCGAAAATCGTCTACGTCGACAACGACCCCATGGTCCTCGCCCACGCCCGCGCCCTGCTCTACTCCTCCCCCGAGGGCGCCACGGCGTACGTCGACGCCAGCCTCTACGACCCCGAGCACATCCTGGAGGCCGCCGCCAGGACCCTGGACCTGTCCCGGCCCACGGCTCTGATCCTCAGCGGCATCCTGGGCCACGTCGGCGACTACGACCAGGCCCGCGACATCGTCCGCCGCCTCCTGGCCGGCCTGCCCTCCGGCAGCTACCTCAACATCAACGAAGGCTCCCGGGGCACCGACCCCGACTACGAGTTCGCCCAGGACGCCTACAACGAGACCGGCGCCGTCCCGTACTTCCTCCGCCCCATCGACCAGATCGCCGGCTTCTTCGAGGGCCTGGAGCTGGTCGAGCCCGGCATCGTCTCCGTACCGCTGTGGCACCCGGACGGCACGGAGGAGAGCGAGCCGAAGCCGATCGGGCAGCATGGCGGTCTGGGCCGGAAGCCGTAG
- a CDS encoding endonuclease/exonuclease/phosphatase family protein, which yields MRVVTWNLWWRFGPWQERQKAILAVLRELRPDVVGLQEVWEQDGENGDRENLAAWLAEELGMHWAWGAYGDPEAWQRRIGDPSVGIGNAVLSRWPVLAEAAIGLPTGEGDSGRGALHALLDAPGAPVPFFTAHLSSATDASAVRCRQVTTLVEFVARHRGGGGFPPVITGDFNAWPDSDEVRLLGGYKTAPALPGQCFFDVWEYAEPGAPSATWDTANPYVAGTFGPSVRVDYIHVGPPGPGGVGHVRGVRRAGDGSVDGVWPSDHVAVVADLADGADLADGADGAD from the coding sequence GTGCGGGTCGTGACGTGGAACCTGTGGTGGCGGTTCGGACCGTGGCAGGAGCGGCAGAAGGCGATCCTCGCCGTGCTGCGTGAACTGCGGCCCGACGTCGTCGGGTTGCAGGAGGTCTGGGAGCAGGACGGCGAGAACGGGGACCGGGAGAATCTGGCCGCGTGGCTCGCCGAAGAGCTCGGCATGCACTGGGCCTGGGGCGCGTACGGCGATCCCGAGGCCTGGCAGCGGCGGATCGGCGACCCGAGTGTCGGGATCGGGAACGCCGTGCTCAGCCGGTGGCCCGTCCTGGCGGAGGCCGCCATCGGGCTGCCGACGGGTGAGGGCGACAGCGGGCGCGGCGCGCTCCACGCCCTCCTCGACGCGCCGGGCGCGCCCGTCCCCTTCTTCACCGCCCACCTCAGCTCCGCGACCGACGCCTCCGCCGTGCGCTGCCGTCAGGTCACCACGCTGGTCGAGTTCGTCGCCCGCCACCGGGGCGGGGGCGGCTTCCCGCCCGTGATCACCGGGGACTTCAACGCCTGGCCCGACTCCGACGAGGTCCGGCTGCTCGGCGGCTACAAGACCGCGCCCGCCCTACCCGGGCAGTGCTTCTTCGACGTCTGGGAGTACGCCGAACCGGGCGCGCCGTCGGCCACCTGGGACACGGCGAACCCGTACGTCGCCGGGACCTTCGGGCCGAGCGTACGCGTCGACTACATCCACGTCGGGCCGCCGGGTCCCGGCGGCGTCGGTCACGTGCGCGGCGTACGGCGGGCGGGCGACGGCTCCGTCGACGGCGTATGGCCCTCCGACCACGTGGCCGTCGTCGCCGACCTGGCGGACGGGGCCGACCTGGCGGACGGGGCGGACGGGGCGGACTGA
- a CDS encoding nitroreductase family deazaflavin-dependent oxidoreductase has protein sequence MSRNADHANLKQRVVTAFQRHVANPVLRRVPLQTVLETTGRTSGLPRRTPIGGRRVGDAFWLVSEYGEKSHYIRNIKADPSVRVRIRGRWHEGTAHLLPDDDPIARLRTLPRMNSAAVRVLGAELLTVRVDLRG, from the coding sequence ATGTCCCGCAATGCGGACCACGCGAACCTCAAGCAACGTGTCGTCACGGCCTTCCAACGCCACGTCGCCAACCCGGTCCTGCGCCGCGTCCCGCTCCAGACCGTCCTGGAGACCACCGGCCGCACCTCCGGCCTCCCCCGCCGCACCCCCATCGGCGGCCGCCGCGTCGGCGACGCATTCTGGCTCGTCTCCGAATACGGCGAGAAGTCCCACTACATCCGCAACATCAAGGCCGATCCATCGGTCCGCGTCCGCATCCGGGGCCGCTGGCACGAGGGCACGGCCCACCTCCTCCCCGACGACGACCCGATCGCCCGCCTGCGGACGCTGCCCCGCATGAACAGCGCGGCGGTGCGGGTGCTGGGGGCGGAGCTGCTGACGGTACGGGTGGACCTGCGCGGCTAG
- a CDS encoding NPCBM/NEW2 domain-containing protein, which translates to MRDNQPQDAGDSLEHMEAADTREGFAQLLRLLFARAGRSTNDFEAAHGFKDGTVSKHQTGKTVPPLAFVEALLNDVRMRNGLTDDAEHEILNAYGRLLRRLNQDGTAHNLHKVMLQLYECKTALRTLTGAISATLHELVGVQEELSRIREAQQAGESADRGRKEELDTRHQQLAARQSELVAQREATVGDLNTYEQQYRQLAERDGSYPFRTSHALGGDHVPPALPAVGDHAPRPPRGRSPLTQVLVATVVLVLGIFLIHRLTEPDPGTTTDGRGDPANTAGRNESPGTTPPTRAGAGGPPADSDTPGPTESPGEAPASRPPASPRYLADLNATGDAWAQGTWYLGGTRHDHSLAWTRPCNDGEQWVVFALPGSYRRLTATVGVSDYANDIDKGETAHFRVYADANHDGEPQGSEQISSRAALYGKPGRIDAQLQGATQIILLTESPQDCLLSPAVWGDPRVS; encoded by the coding sequence ATGAGAGACAACCAGCCCCAGGACGCCGGGGACTCGCTGGAACACATGGAAGCCGCCGACACCCGTGAGGGCTTCGCCCAGCTGTTGCGCCTGCTGTTCGCCCGGGCCGGCAGAAGCACCAACGACTTCGAAGCGGCCCATGGTTTCAAGGACGGGACGGTCTCCAAACACCAGACGGGCAAGACGGTCCCACCCCTGGCGTTCGTCGAGGCGCTGCTGAACGACGTCCGGATGCGCAACGGGCTCACGGACGACGCGGAGCACGAGATCCTCAACGCCTACGGGCGTCTGCTGCGCCGCCTCAACCAGGACGGCACCGCGCACAACCTGCACAAGGTGATGCTGCAGCTGTACGAGTGCAAAACGGCCCTGCGCACACTGACCGGCGCCATCTCGGCGACGCTGCACGAATTGGTGGGCGTGCAGGAGGAGTTGTCCAGGATCCGCGAGGCCCAGCAGGCGGGCGAGTCCGCAGACCGAGGGCGGAAGGAGGAACTCGACACACGGCACCAGCAGCTGGCTGCCCGTCAGAGCGAGCTCGTGGCCCAGCGCGAGGCAACCGTAGGGGACCTGAACACGTACGAACAGCAGTACCGGCAGCTGGCCGAGCGGGACGGTTCCTACCCCTTCCGCACCAGTCACGCCCTGGGCGGTGACCATGTTCCCCCGGCGCTCCCGGCGGTCGGGGACCATGCGCCCCGTCCCCCGCGCGGCCGCTCCCCGCTGACTCAGGTGCTGGTGGCGACGGTGGTCCTGGTGCTCGGCATCTTCCTGATCCACCGCCTCACCGAACCAGACCCCGGCACGACAACGGACGGCCGGGGCGACCCGGCGAACACCGCGGGCCGGAACGAGTCGCCCGGCACCACACCGCCCACGAGGGCCGGGGCCGGCGGGCCTCCCGCGGACTCGGACACTCCGGGACCGACGGAGTCCCCCGGCGAGGCGCCCGCCAGCCGTCCCCCGGCGTCCCCCCGGTACCTGGCTGATCTGAACGCCACGGGTGACGCCTGGGCACAGGGAACCTGGTACCTGGGAGGCACCCGCCACGACCACAGCCTGGCCTGGACACGCCCGTGCAACGACGGCGAACAGTGGGTCGTGTTCGCGCTGCCCGGCTCCTACCGGCGCCTGACGGCCACCGTCGGAGTCTCCGACTACGCCAATGACATCGACAAGGGCGAGACGGCGCACTTCCGTGTGTACGCCGACGCCAACCACGACGGAGAACCACAGGGCAGCGAACAGATCTCCTCCCGCGCGGCCCTGTACGGCAAGCCCGGCCGGATCGACGCCCAGTTGCAGGGCGCGACCCAGATCATCCTGCTCACCGAATCCCCGCAAGACTGCCTCTTGTCCCCGGCCGTCTGGGGCGATCCCCGAGTGTCGTGA
- a CDS encoding class I SAM-dependent methyltransferase — protein MADEIFHDRRLAELYDPLDPDRGDLDAYLLLAEEFGARKVLDIGCGTGVFALLLAERGVEVVGVDPAGASLDVARAKPGADRVRWIHGDVTALPPLTVDLVTMTANVAQAIVDPEVWRRTLAGAYEALRPGGRLVFETRDPARRAWEAWNREDSYAVTDVPGLGAVESWVELIEVAGPLVTFRWHYAFDDDGGGTGTGAALTSDSTLRFRERQDVEADLAAHGYVLEDVRDAPDRPGREFVFVACRPTAVWPIQAFCPTATANMGRDKS, from the coding sequence ATGGCTGACGAGATCTTCCATGACCGACGGCTGGCCGAGCTGTACGACCCGCTCGACCCCGACCGTGGTGATCTGGACGCCTATCTCCTGCTCGCGGAGGAGTTCGGCGCGAGGAAGGTGCTGGACATCGGGTGTGGGACGGGCGTGTTCGCGCTGCTGTTGGCGGAGCGTGGGGTGGAGGTCGTGGGGGTCGATCCGGCCGGGGCCTCCCTCGATGTCGCGCGGGCCAAGCCGGGGGCGGACCGGGTCCGGTGGATCCACGGTGACGTCACGGCACTTCCGCCCCTGACGGTCGACCTCGTCACGATGACGGCCAACGTGGCGCAGGCGATCGTCGACCCGGAGGTATGGCGACGAACACTCGCGGGCGCCTACGAGGCACTGCGCCCGGGCGGCCGTCTCGTCTTCGAGACCCGCGACCCGGCCAGGCGGGCCTGGGAGGCGTGGAATCGCGAGGACTCGTACGCGGTCACCGACGTACCGGGGCTCGGCGCGGTGGAGAGCTGGGTGGAGCTGATCGAGGTCGCCGGCCCGCTGGTGACCTTCCGCTGGCACTACGCCTTCGATGACGACGGCGGCGGCACCGGCACTGGCGCCGCCCTCACCTCCGACTCCACCCTCAGATTCCGCGAACGGCAGGACGTCGAAGCGGATCTGGCCGCGCACGGCTATGTGCTGGAGGACGTGCGGGACGCTCCCGACCGGCCCGGGAGGGAGTTCGTGTTCGTGGCATGTCGACCAACGGCGGTGTGGCCGATCCAAGCCTTTTGTCCAACCGCTACGGCAAACATGGGGCGGGACAAGTCCTAG
- a CDS encoding Vgb family protein, which translates to MPARPTTVSITEFPVSGAEAGPYGITTGPDGALWFTMVHAGRIGRITLGGETTSFALESSSGGPSVIAAGADGALWFTEFRGHRIGRITTDGELTSFSLPTPDAGPFGIAVGPDGALWFTEAGADRIGRITTEGEVDEFPLPLSGAFPSAIAAGPDGRLWFTMNQANAIGAMTLDGEVTVHPLPTPGSGPVGIAAGGDGAMWFVEIGAGRIGRITPDGKIDEFPLPDRASRPHAIVAGADGSCWFTEWGANRVGRITTDGRSHDIQEHDLPTPSSEPHGIALGPDGSLWTALEIGTVARVTTVTAGRSPG; encoded by the coding sequence ATGCCTGCTCGCCCGACGACCGTATCCATCACGGAGTTCCCCGTCTCCGGCGCCGAGGCGGGGCCGTACGGGATCACCACCGGGCCGGACGGCGCGCTGTGGTTCACCATGGTCCATGCCGGGCGGATCGGCAGGATCACGCTCGGCGGTGAGACCACTTCCTTCGCGCTCGAATCGAGCTCCGGCGGACCGTCCGTCATCGCTGCCGGGGCCGACGGGGCGCTGTGGTTCACGGAGTTCCGGGGGCATCGGATCGGCCGGATCACGACGGACGGGGAGCTCACGTCCTTCTCGTTGCCGACGCCGGATGCCGGCCCGTTCGGGATCGCCGTCGGCCCCGATGGCGCGCTGTGGTTCACGGAGGCGGGGGCCGACCGGATCGGCCGGATCACGACCGAGGGGGAGGTCGACGAGTTCCCGCTGCCGCTCTCCGGTGCGTTCCCGTCGGCCATCGCCGCCGGGCCGGACGGTCGCCTGTGGTTCACGATGAACCAGGCGAACGCGATCGGTGCCATGACGCTCGACGGTGAGGTCACGGTCCACCCGCTGCCTACGCCGGGCAGCGGCCCGGTGGGGATCGCCGCCGGTGGCGACGGGGCCATGTGGTTCGTCGAGATCGGGGCCGGTCGGATCGGGCGGATCACACCGGACGGGAAGATCGACGAATTCCCCCTCCCGGACCGCGCGTCACGCCCGCACGCCATCGTCGCGGGCGCCGACGGCAGTTGCTGGTTCACCGAGTGGGGCGCCAACCGCGTGGGCCGGATCACCACGGACGGCCGTAGCCACGACATCCAGGAACACGACCTGCCCACCCCGTCCTCGGAACCCCACGGCATCGCCCTGGGCCCGGACGGCTCGCTGTGGACGGCACTGGAGATCGGCACCGTCGCCCGCGTCACGACGGTGACCGCAGGTCGCTCACCGGGGTGA
- a CDS encoding ATP-binding protein: MIVWVNGAFGSGKTTLVEELRGRWPEALVFDPEVVGYVLREIVDVPTGDFQDLRLWRRQVAEFVVGLVEEYRRPVLVPMTLVNSSYLEEVFGAIEAADLTVHHFFLKVPEDVLVARIDGRSFTPDAPEQDERVRRWCKERIAACTAAIDTLPADTVFLDGESSPGELAELVLRRAAG; this comes from the coding sequence ATGATCGTGTGGGTGAACGGCGCCTTCGGGAGCGGGAAGACCACGCTGGTGGAGGAGCTGCGGGGCCGCTGGCCCGAGGCGTTGGTGTTCGATCCGGAGGTGGTCGGATACGTGCTGAGGGAGATCGTGGACGTGCCGACCGGGGACTTCCAGGATCTGCGGCTGTGGCGGCGCCAGGTGGCCGAGTTCGTGGTGGGCCTGGTGGAGGAGTACCGGCGGCCGGTGCTGGTGCCGATGACCTTGGTGAACTCCTCTTACCTGGAGGAGGTGTTCGGCGCGATCGAGGCCGCCGACCTCACCGTCCACCACTTCTTCCTCAAGGTGCCCGAAGACGTACTGGTCGCGCGGATCGACGGCCGGAGCTTCACGCCGGACGCTCCCGAGCAGGACGAACGCGTCCGGCGGTGGTGCAAGGAGCGCATCGCGGCGTGCACGGCCGCGATCGACACCCTGCCCGCCGACACGGTGTTCCTGGACGGCGAGTCGAGCCCCGGTGAGCTGGCCGAGCTTGTACTTCGCCGCGCGGCCGGGTGA
- a CDS encoding HAD domain-containing protein — MEKAWRSRPLLYLDVDGPLNPYAAKPERRPAGYTTHRMKPEGWLAQHPGEPPAYVKPLRVWLNPDHGRRLLDLGELFDLVWATTWGSEANTFIGPVIGLPELPVVHWPETRRDESADADSGAPRLFWKTAHLVEHAAGRPFAWVDDELGAADRAFVTARHGASALLHHVDPRLGLREPDFAALAAFAREGRTDRTGGGMVDG; from the coding sequence ATGGAGAAGGCATGGCGAAGTCGCCCCCTCCTCTACCTGGACGTCGACGGGCCGTTGAACCCGTACGCCGCGAAGCCGGAGCGGCGGCCCGCCGGGTACACGACGCATCGGATGAAGCCGGAGGGCTGGCTCGCCCAACACCCCGGAGAGCCTCCGGCGTACGTCAAGCCGCTCCGGGTCTGGCTCAACCCGGACCATGGGCGCCGGCTGCTCGACCTGGGCGAACTCTTCGACCTGGTGTGGGCGACGACCTGGGGCAGTGAGGCGAACACGTTCATCGGGCCGGTCATCGGGCTGCCGGAACTGCCCGTGGTGCACTGGCCCGAGACGCGACGCGACGAGTCGGCGGACGCGGATTCCGGGGCGCCCAGGCTGTTCTGGAAGACCGCGCATCTCGTGGAGCACGCGGCCGGCCGCCCCTTCGCCTGGGTCGACGACGAACTGGGCGCCGCCGACCGGGCCTTCGTCACGGCCCGCCACGGCGCTTCCGCCCTGCTGCACCACGTCGATCCCCGACTCGGCCTGCGCGAACCGGATTTCGCCGCCCTCGCGGCCTTCGCACGCGAGGGCCGGACGGACAGAACAGGCGGAGGGATGGTCGACGGATGA
- a CDS encoding aldehyde dehydrogenase family protein, producing MTDAQRLFIGGSWVEPAGGHYEVIDPATEGVVGRAPEASREQVHAAAAAAREAFGPWSRTPAVERAAILARTADHIRRHTVPYAELAQAETGATTGTARGMQVGVGAARFQRYARVEPVEEPIAPQINEAGPFGKAAVMGALAVRHPVGVVTCITSYNNPWANPAGKIAPALAMGNTVVVKPAPQDPLSVYRMAEALEAAGVPPGVVNVVSGSGPDVGEAAVDAPDVDMVSFTGSTAVGQRIAEVCGRGMKRQLMELGGKGAAIVFDDADVGSAVAGIATTFSFYSGQICTAPTRVIAQRGVYDRLVAQLAAYAGKLRVGDPRAEGTVVGPVISAAHRDRVESYVELGRKEGARVVAGGERPPYDRGFYVAPTLLADCTPDMRVVREEIFGPVVVVLPFDDEDEAVALADDSDYGLIDYVWSGDVARAFRVARRLRAGGVGVNTVGRNMEAPFGGFKKSGVGRDVGSYALHAYSEVQAIVWPG from the coding sequence GTGACGGACGCGCAGCGGTTGTTCATCGGCGGCTCCTGGGTGGAGCCCGCCGGTGGGCACTACGAGGTGATCGACCCGGCGACCGAGGGCGTCGTCGGCCGGGCGCCGGAGGCCTCGCGGGAACAGGTGCACGCGGCCGCCGCCGCCGCCCGCGAGGCCTTCGGCCCGTGGTCACGGACCCCGGCCGTCGAGCGGGCGGCGATCCTGGCCCGTACGGCGGACCACATACGACGCCACACCGTCCCTTACGCCGAACTCGCCCAGGCCGAGACCGGTGCGACGACCGGCACCGCACGAGGCATGCAGGTGGGGGTGGGCGCGGCCCGTTTCCAGCGGTACGCCCGCGTCGAGCCGGTGGAGGAGCCGATCGCCCCCCAGATCAACGAGGCGGGGCCCTTCGGCAAGGCGGCCGTCATGGGCGCCCTCGCCGTACGCCACCCCGTGGGCGTGGTCACCTGCATCACGTCGTACAACAACCCCTGGGCCAACCCGGCCGGCAAGATCGCCCCCGCCCTGGCCATGGGCAACACGGTGGTCGTGAAGCCGGCCCCGCAGGACCCGCTCTCCGTCTACCGCATGGCGGAGGCCCTGGAGGCCGCCGGTGTTCCGCCGGGTGTGGTGAACGTGGTGAGCGGGTCCGGGCCGGACGTGGGCGAGGCGGCGGTCGATGCGCCCGACGTCGACATGGTGAGCTTCACCGGCTCGACGGCGGTCGGACAGCGGATCGCGGAGGTGTGCGGGCGCGGGATGAAGCGCCAGCTGATGGAGCTGGGCGGGAAGGGCGCGGCGATCGTCTTCGACGACGCGGACGTGGGGTCGGCGGTGGCCGGTATCGCCACGACCTTCTCCTTCTACAGCGGGCAGATCTGTACGGCGCCGACGCGGGTGATCGCGCAGCGCGGGGTGTACGACCGGCTGGTGGCCCAACTGGCCGCCTACGCCGGGAAGTTGCGGGTGGGCGACCCGCGGGCCGAGGGAACCGTGGTGGGCCCGGTGATCTCGGCCGCCCACCGGGACCGGGTGGAGTCGTACGTCGAACTGGGCCGCAAGGAGGGCGCGCGGGTGGTGGCGGGCGGTGAACGGCCGCCGTACGACCGGGGTTTCTATGTCGCGCCGACCCTCCTCGCCGACTGCACCCCCGACATGCGTGTCGTACGTGAGGAGATCTTCGGCCCGGTCGTCGTCGTCCTCCCCTTCGACGACGAGGACGAGGCCGTCGCCCTCGCCGACGACAGCGACTACGGCCTCATCGACTACGTCTGGTCGGGGGACGTGGCCAGAGCGTTCCGCGTGGCCCGGCGGCTCCGGGCGGGGGGCGTGGGAGTGAACACCGTCGGCCGCAACATGGAGGCGCCCTTCGGCGGCTTCAAGAAGAGCGGGGTCGGGCGGGACGTGGGGTCGTACGCGCTGCACGCGTACAGCGAGGTGCAGGCGATCGTCTGGCCGGGGTGA